TGATTGATTCGGCATCGGAGGGTAATCCACAAATCACCGAATTTGATACTTCCTGCTTTAGCAAGCGTTATGTTACTGGCGATGTGGATGACGCATATTTCAAGCGACTGGAACGACTTCGTAGCGACGATGCAAAGAAATCCAAAAGTGGTGCGGGAACCTCTGAGCTGCGTGACGTCAGTCAGGTTTCCAATTAAAGAACATGGTGAAAAAAGCACTCAAAGATTACCGGCCCGCCACCCAAGCTGTCAGAGTGGGACAGTTACGCGGTTCAGAAGGCGAGCATAGCGAGCCGATTTATACGACATCGAGCTTTGTGTTCGATTCAGCTGCCCAATGTGCGGCTCGGTTCTCGTATGAAGAGCCTGGGAATATTTACTCACGTTTCACCAACCCCACGGTACGCGTTTTCGAAGAACGTCTGGCCGCGCTGGAGGGCGGTGAGTCTTGTGTCGCCACAGCCTCGGGCATGTCTGCTATGTTGGCGGTGTGCATGTCAGCCTTGAGTGCAGGGGATCACGTAGTCTCGGCACGCTCGATCTTTGGTGCGAGTCAGATATTGTTGAGTGGTTTGCTGGCAAAGTTCGGTGTTACGACCACGTTTGTGGATCTGAGCGACCTTGCCGCATGGCGGGCCGCACTGACTGATAAAACACGCATGGTGTTTTTTGAAACGCCGACCAATCCGTTAATGGAAATTGCGGATATTGCTGCGATTTCAAATCTGGTGCATGACTATGACCCGAACATTAAGGTGGTAGTCGACAATTGCTTCTGTACTCCGGTGCTACAACAGCCGCTAAGCTTAGGCGCCGACGTTGTATTACACTCGGCCACCAAGTTTATTGATGGGCAAGGTCGATGCGTTGGAGGGGCAGTTGTCGGTGACCAGTCCTTTGTTGGTGAATCAGTGCTTGGGTTTATGCGAACAGCCGGTCCGTCGATGAGTCCGTTTAATGCATGGACGTTTGCAAAAGGTTTGGAGACGCTGGCGCTGCGGGTAAACCAAGCCTGTGATAACGCGGCTCAATTGGCTGACTATCTCTACACACACAAAGGGGTCGCCAATGTCTATTACCCTGGTTTGACCAGTCATCCGCAACATGCGCTGGCAATGCAACAGCAGGGTAAGGGCGGTGCGGTGGTGTCGTTCGAGGTCAATGGCGGTCGAGATGCTGCTTGGCGCATTATTGATCAAACACAGTTGTTGTCAATTACCGCGAACCTGGGTGATACGCGAACCACAATCACGCACCCATACACTACGACGCATGCGCGCTGGTCCGAGGAAGATAAAGCTGCCGCTGGCATAACGGAAGGACTAATCCGAATTGCGGTTGGTTTGGAAGACCCGCTCGACATTATCGAAGATATTCGTTTGCCAAGCCTCTGATTTGCACGCTAACAAGGTTGCACGACCTTGTCTCGCCAGTATTGCCTCTTATCGCAGTTAAAAAAAAGCCCCGCAAAGCATGTGCTTGGCGGAGCTCACGGTCTTAGCTTTGTTATCGCTATTTATCGTGCTTCATGAAAACTGAATCAATAAATCACGAAGGCTGCTAGGTTGGTTGTTAGAGTTCAGCGCGATAACTTTGGCGACAAATACTAGAATGTCAGTAGGGCATTCACACCCAGAGTGCCGACATCTGCGTCGCCGGAATCTTGGGTATATTCAACTTCGATAATACCTAACTCATTGATGCGATAGCCGATACCAACACCGACGGCGATCGAGACATCTTCATAGTCACGGTCTAGCAGGCTGACCGGCGCGATGTTCAGATCAACATACGATAGACCGCCTTTGAGCTTGTAAAACAGAGCGCCTGGCGAGCGATAGGTAAAATAAGCGTTAATGATGTCGGCTTCATAGGTGCCAAATGCATCTGGTCTTGCTGGTACGAGGGCGAGATTGTTCACCACAGAAACTTCACCTTCGTCCGCATTAATGTATTCGATTTCAAAGCTGGACGTACCTTGGCCAACGCTGGTAGCAAATTCATAACCCAGAACGATGCCAACGCCATCGGCATCTTTGGTGTCCGCAACATTCGGGTCGACATTGACGTATTTGGCGCCAACTATCCATTTGCCTGGTGCCTTTTTGCCGAAGAAAGGCCCATCTGCGTCATCGGCAGCAAACGCTGGCGCGCTGGTAGCCAGGCACGCAATCGCAGCGAGACTGCTTATGAGATTTAATTTTTTCATTTTTGTATCACTCCCTCTTTCATCTAGT
The sequence above is a segment of the Arenicella chitinivorans genome. Coding sequences within it:
- a CDS encoding outer membrane beta-barrel protein — translated: MKKLNLISSLAAIACLATSAPAFAADDADGPFFGKKAPGKWIVGAKYVNVDPNVADTKDADGVGIVLGYEFATSVGQGTSSFEIEYINADEGEVSVVNNLALVPARPDAFGTYEADIINAYFTYRSPGALFYKLKGGLSYVDLNIAPVSLLDRDYEDVSIAVGVGIGYRINELGIIEVEYTQDSGDADVGTLGVNALLTF
- a CDS encoding O-succinylhomoserine sulfhydrylase, which codes for MVKKALKDYRPATQAVRVGQLRGSEGEHSEPIYTTSSFVFDSAAQCAARFSYEEPGNIYSRFTNPTVRVFEERLAALEGGESCVATASGMSAMLAVCMSALSAGDHVVSARSIFGASQILLSGLLAKFGVTTTFVDLSDLAAWRAALTDKTRMVFFETPTNPLMEIADIAAISNLVHDYDPNIKVVVDNCFCTPVLQQPLSLGADVVLHSATKFIDGQGRCVGGAVVGDQSFVGESVLGFMRTAGPSMSPFNAWTFAKGLETLALRVNQACDNAAQLADYLYTHKGVANVYYPGLTSHPQHALAMQQQGKGGAVVSFEVNGGRDAAWRIIDQTQLLSITANLGDTRTTITHPYTTTHARWSEEDKAAAGITEGLIRIAVGLEDPLDIIEDIRLPSL